In Acidobacteriota bacterium, the following proteins share a genomic window:
- a CDS encoding MmgE/PrpD family protein, with protein MSPEARDELKKRILDTLGVAIGALEGEPIRMIRQHQEDFGGNPHCTLIGGGKTAPDRAAFYNGALSRYLDFMDSYLAKGETCHQSDNFGAVMAAAEYADASGHDFLTAMAAAYQVQGRLCDEAPVRAKGFDHTVQGAYASAAGVARALGLDGEKTANAIAISGTCNNALRCTRTGALSHWKGLAYPNTAFVGTHAAFLAYRGITGPEEVFEGNKGFQESIAGEFFIDWAQEDLENVKKSIIKKYNAEIHSQSSIEGALELQAEHGFTWDQIEHIGIDIFDVAFHIIGGGEEGDKTIIRTKEEADHSLQYMVGVALIDGNVLPAQYEGDRVTRDDVQSLLQRFTVRPKQAYTDRFPEEVCTDVAITLEDGTVHSITKTDYEGFNTRPMSWPTVIAKFTDLATPFTSERTRHAIVEAVQHIEEMPARDFAAILGNLNA; from the coding sequence ATGTCCCCGGAGGCTCGGGACGAGCTCAAGAAGCGCATTCTCGACACCCTCGGAGTCGCCATCGGCGCTCTTGAAGGCGAACCCATTCGGATGATTCGCCAACACCAAGAGGACTTCGGCGGCAACCCCCACTGCACCTTGATCGGCGGCGGCAAGACGGCGCCCGATCGAGCGGCTTTCTACAACGGCGCCCTCAGCCGTTACCTCGACTTCATGGACAGCTATCTCGCCAAGGGCGAGACCTGCCATCAATCGGACAACTTCGGCGCGGTGATGGCGGCGGCCGAGTACGCCGACGCCTCGGGCCACGACTTCCTGACCGCCATGGCTGCCGCGTACCAGGTGCAGGGACGCCTCTGCGACGAAGCTCCGGTGCGTGCCAAGGGCTTCGACCACACGGTGCAAGGGGCTTACGCCTCGGCCGCCGGCGTCGCCCGCGCCCTCGGCCTCGACGGCGAGAAAACGGCCAACGCGATCGCCATTTCGGGCACCTGCAACAACGCCCTGCGCTGTACCCGCACCGGCGCCCTCTCCCACTGGAAGGGCCTGGCCTACCCCAACACCGCCTTCGTCGGCACCCACGCCGCCTTCCTCGCCTACCGCGGCATCACCGGGCCGGAAGAGGTCTTCGAAGGCAACAAGGGCTTCCAGGAGTCGATCGCCGGCGAGTTCTTCATCGACTGGGCGCAGGAAGACCTCGAGAACGTCAAGAAGTCGATCATCAAGAAGTACAACGCCGAGATCCACTCCCAATCGTCGATCGAAGGCGCCCTCGAGCTGCAGGCCGAGCACGGCTTCACCTGGGATCAGATCGAGCACATCGGGATCGACATCTTCGACGTCGCGTTCCACATCATCGGTGGCGGCGAAGAGGGCGACAAGACGATCATCCGCACCAAGGAAGAGGCCGATCACTCGCTGCAGTACATGGTCGGCGTGGCGCTGATCGACGGCAACGTGCTGCCGGCCCAGTACGAAGGCGATCGGGTGACGCGGGACGATGTCCAGTCGCTGCTGCAGCGCTTCACGGTGCGTCCGAAGCAGGCCTACACGGACCGCTTCCCGGAAGAGGTCTGCACCGACGTCGCGATCACCCTCGAGGACGGCACCGTCCACAGCATCACCAAGACCGACTACGAGGGCTTCAACACCCGGCCGATGAGCTGGCCGACGGTAATCGCCAAATTCACCGACCTCGCCACCCCCTTCACTTCCGAGCGCACCCGCCACGCGATCGTCGAGGCGGTGCAACATATCGAGGAGATGCCGGCGCGGGACTTCGCCGCCATCCTCGGCAACTTGAACGCCTAG
- a CDS encoding phosphosulfolactate synthase: MADKQPSEIWANRSFPYIPMNERDHKPRDKSITEIRGPYYAMTTPTYTRELLEGMGEHVDGYKYAGGSFSLMPADYVRKINRICHDHGVYVSTGGWIENVLARAPSQIDAYIDECKRLEFDMIELSTGFIQLPTPDLIRLIEKVKKAGLKPKPEIGIQFGAGGDTSQAELEAEGTRDPQILIDTANDCLNAGASIIMIESEGITENADPWRTDVAAKIMKQVGMENVMFEAADPEVFSWYIKNYGIDVNLFVDHSQIVQLECLRRGIWGTKSTFGRITTHR; the protein is encoded by the coding sequence ATGGCTGACAAGCAACCCTCCGAGATCTGGGCCAACCGGTCCTTCCCCTATATCCCGATGAACGAGCGCGACCACAAGCCGCGCGACAAATCGATCACCGAGATCCGCGGTCCCTACTACGCCATGACCACCCCCACCTATACCCGCGAGCTGCTCGAGGGCATGGGGGAGCACGTCGATGGCTACAAGTACGCCGGCGGCTCCTTCAGCCTGATGCCGGCCGACTACGTGCGCAAGATCAACCGCATCTGCCACGACCACGGCGTCTACGTCTCGACCGGCGGCTGGATCGAGAACGTGCTGGCCCGCGCTCCCTCCCAGATCGATGCCTACATCGACGAGTGCAAGCGTCTCGAGTTCGACATGATCGAGCTCTCGACGGGCTTCATCCAGCTACCGACGCCGGATCTGATCCGCTTGATCGAGAAGGTCAAGAAAGCCGGTCTCAAGCCCAAGCCCGAGATCGGTATCCAGTTCGGCGCCGGCGGTGACACCAGCCAGGCCGAGCTCGAAGCCGAAGGCACCCGTGATCCGCAGATCCTGATCGACACCGCCAACGACTGCCTTAACGCCGGCGCCTCGATCATCATGATCGAGAGCGAGGGCATCACCGAGAACGCCGACCCATGGCGCACCGATGTCGCTGCCAAGATCATGAAGCAGGTCGGCATGGAGAACGTCATGTTCGAGGCCGCCGATCCGGAGGTCTTCTCTTGGTACATCAAGAACTACGGCATCGACGTCAACCTGTTCGTCGACCATAGCCAGATCGTGCAGCTCGAGTGTCTGCGGCGCGGCATCTGGGGCACCAAGAGCACCTTCGGACGCATCACCACCCACCGCTGA
- a CDS encoding HAD-IA family hydrolase, whose amino-acid sequence MSAFEQSGPVPRGITFDVTGTLIHSPRRAEIYGSVLARHGVEVPSRDALEEVLVQVWQELECLADPRRDRFADHPGGAGGWWRRYVARVGEHLDHRTPIPFAAAELFHEFGRAAAWEIYPEVVPTLEALSRLEVPMAVVSNWDERLPGLLADLGLGRFFEAIVYSQAVGLEKPSPEIFTRALADLAVAPAEGLHVGDSARHDLEGALAAGMEALLLRRRGEGGDLGDLARLPELVRITRRANRPGVGS is encoded by the coding sequence GTGAGCGCCTTCGAGCAGAGCGGACCGGTACCGCGCGGGATCACTTTCGATGTCACCGGCACGCTGATCCACAGCCCTCGGCGGGCCGAGATCTATGGCAGCGTGCTCGCACGCCACGGCGTCGAGGTCCCTTCCCGGGACGCTCTCGAAGAGGTGCTAGTGCAGGTCTGGCAGGAGCTCGAGTGCCTGGCCGATCCGCGCCGCGATCGCTTCGCGGACCATCCCGGCGGCGCTGGTGGCTGGTGGCGTCGCTACGTGGCGCGGGTCGGGGAGCACCTCGATCACCGGACGCCGATTCCCTTCGCTGCGGCCGAGCTCTTTCACGAGTTCGGTCGCGCCGCGGCCTGGGAGATCTATCCCGAAGTGGTGCCGACTCTCGAAGCCCTGAGTCGTCTCGAGGTGCCGATGGCGGTGGTCAGCAACTGGGATGAGCGCCTTCCGGGGCTGCTGGCGGATCTCGGCCTGGGGCGCTTCTTCGAGGCGATCGTCTACTCCCAGGCGGTGGGATTGGAGAAGCCCAGTCCGGAGATCTTCACTCGCGCCCTCGCCGATCTCGCCGTCGCTCCGGCCGAAGGCCTGCACGTCGGGGATTCGGCGCGCCACGACCTCGAGGGGGCGCTCGCCGCCGGCATGGAGGCACTCCTCCTGCGGCGGCGAGGCGAAGGTGGCGATCTCGGCGAT
- a CDS encoding fumarylacetoacetate hydrolase family protein, with protein sequence MLLFRLAPEGFFAAGESVDDLRMLFSDPYETLPGGWELGRRVDRRDVLPLSPVLPGKIVGFGRTYRRHAEELGNEVPTEPLIFLKAPSAVIGPRAPIVLPAQSERVDFEGEIALVMRRRLQRATAEEALDAVLGVTCACDVTARDLQRRDATFARAKSFDSFCPLGPAIRVRPDFEALEVVTRINGEERQRGRIDMLVWSLAELLSFASQAMTLEAGDVVLTGTPSGVGPLADGDELEVEVSQVGTLVSPVEARRTP encoded by the coding sequence ATGCTCCTCTTTCGTCTCGCGCCCGAGGGCTTCTTCGCTGCCGGTGAATCCGTCGACGACCTGCGAATGCTGTTTTCCGATCCCTACGAGACCCTGCCCGGTGGCTGGGAGCTCGGACGGCGGGTCGATCGGCGAGATGTCCTGCCGCTGTCGCCGGTGCTGCCGGGCAAGATCGTCGGCTTCGGCCGCACCTACCGGCGCCACGCCGAGGAGCTCGGCAACGAGGTGCCGACGGAGCCCTTGATCTTCCTCAAGGCGCCTTCCGCGGTGATCGGTCCGCGGGCCCCGATCGTGCTGCCTGCGCAGAGCGAGAGGGTCGACTTCGAGGGCGAGATCGCTCTGGTGATGCGCCGCCGCCTGCAGCGGGCGACGGCGGAGGAGGCGCTCGACGCGGTGCTCGGAGTGACCTGCGCCTGCGACGTCACGGCCCGTGATCTGCAGCGCCGCGATGCCACCTTCGCGCGCGCCAAGTCCTTCGACAGCTTCTGTCCCCTGGGGCCGGCGATTCGGGTCCGCCCGGACTTCGAGGCGCTCGAGGTGGTGACCCGGATCAACGGCGAGGAGCGTCAGCGGGGGCGGATCGATATGCTTGTCTGGAGCCTGGCCGAGCTGCTCTCCTTCGCCTCCCAAGCCATGACCCTGGAGGCGGGCGATGTGGTGCTGACGGGAACGCCGTCGGGCGTCGGGCCGCTTGCCGATGGCGACGAGCTGGAAGTCGAGGTTTCCCAGGTCGGCACCCTGGTCAGTCCGGTGGAAGCGAGGAGGACCCCATGA
- a CDS encoding ABC transporter ATP-binding protein: MRWLIDADGVGKDYGRSTALAGVSFGLSPGEVVGLAGANGAGKSTLFQLAMGFLEADRGRLAVLGGDPLQRRHLGRVGWMPEQPSFPRGMRVSRLLGLQRATFPTWDPALSKELESRLEIDRRAVASAVSRGQKARIALLCALAHRPRLLLLDDPTLGLDPAARRLLLGELLGAAVETGTGILISSQLLAEIEPALDRVLVIDRGRLLLDEEVESLRARWRRLELPLGADLPADLQPLVTREAVFTACWDAETWAHYRRLHPEASARPAGLEDIFVALTQESPS; this comes from the coding sequence ATGAGGTGGTTGATCGATGCCGATGGAGTCGGAAAAGACTATGGACGCTCAACGGCCCTTGCAGGAGTCAGCTTCGGCCTTTCGCCTGGTGAGGTAGTGGGCTTGGCGGGTGCCAACGGTGCCGGCAAGAGCACCCTCTTCCAGTTGGCGATGGGCTTTCTGGAGGCCGATCGTGGTCGCCTGGCGGTGCTCGGAGGGGATCCTCTGCAGCGGCGTCACCTCGGCCGGGTGGGCTGGATGCCGGAGCAGCCGTCCTTTCCTCGAGGGATGCGGGTGAGTCGCTTGCTCGGCCTGCAGCGGGCGACCTTCCCGACTTGGGATCCTGCCCTTTCGAAGGAGCTCGAATCCCGCCTCGAAATCGATCGCCGGGCCGTCGCTTCGGCCGTTTCGCGTGGCCAGAAGGCGCGGATTGCGCTGCTTTGTGCCCTCGCTCATCGGCCCCGGCTCTTGCTCCTCGATGACCCCACCCTCGGGCTCGACCCGGCGGCGCGGCGACTCCTGCTCGGTGAGCTTCTCGGAGCGGCCGTCGAGACCGGCACCGGGATTCTGATCAGCTCGCAGCTGCTCGCCGAGATCGAGCCCGCCCTCGATCGTGTCTTGGTGATCGATCGCGGTCGCCTACTTCTGGATGAAGAGGTCGAAAGTCTGCGGGCCCGCTGGCGGCGCTTGGAGTTGCCGTTGGGCGCGGATCTGCCGGCGGACCTGCAGCCGCTGGTGACTCGCGAGGCGGTGTTCACAGCCTGCTGGGATGCCGAGACCTGGGCTCACTACCGCCGACTGCACCCGGAGGCCAGCGCTCGCCCCGCCGGTCTCGAAGACATCTTTGTGGCCTTGACCCAGGAGTCCCCCTCATGA
- the lon gene encoding endopeptidase La → MSESMTLPVLPLRDAVMFPGVTVPVGVGRPGTLKAIEAAIRSSEKLIFAVAQRQNTEEVGPEGLYTIGTVARIVQLQRGLNGSQLLVRGESRGIALRLSEHDGYLQAIVREAEEMGPIDSEDAAFEALYRESRERAAELGRRSGLPDEVVDQVIDTADEPSRFADLVAAYTEMPIGDRQMLLETLSVEERLRRVLVQVQRQIGVLEAQESIKSKVQEELGDRQREMYLREQLKAIQQELGEDDGGGDLEELKEKLDALELSEEVRKEVDREYSRLSRIGREGMESQVIRTYLETITELPWNERTAEHLEIPQAAEILDEDHYGLADVKDRVLEFLSVRALHDERQRRAGEVEAPADEAPAEQEAEGQSSAPTVEGRSPILLFVGPPGVGKTSIAKSIARAMGREYVRVALGGVRDEADIRGHRRTYVGAMPGRILQGMKQAGTRNPVFLLDEVDKLGASFQGNPASALLEVLDPAQNDTFTDHYLGVPFDLSEVLFIGTANFIENIPAPLLDRMEVVDFSGYTEAEKLEIARRYLLPRQLEQNALTGEQLEVRDEAVSTLISGYTREAGVRQLERELGRLGRKVARRFAAREAEGLVVLEKDDIGELLGRPKVHPERAAREDQVGISTGMYYTPVGGDIMFVEAATMAGKGELVLTGQLGDVMKESARAAWSFARSHAAALGIDEEAFKADVHLHVPAGAIPKDGPSAGVTMATALVSRLSGRPARHDVAMTGEITLSGRVLPIGGVKEKVLGAVRAGISKILLPAANEPDLEDLPEDVRQQIEVYPVQDLGETLALTLRGASFEDGRLFFPESLSGGGDAVRLSH, encoded by the coding sequence ATGTCCGAAAGTATGACCCTCCCGGTCTTGCCTTTGCGGGACGCGGTGATGTTTCCTGGGGTCACGGTCCCCGTGGGGGTGGGGCGGCCGGGGACCTTGAAGGCTATCGAGGCGGCGATTCGGAGTTCCGAGAAGCTCATTTTCGCCGTCGCCCAGCGACAGAACACCGAAGAGGTCGGGCCGGAGGGCCTCTACACCATCGGGACGGTGGCACGGATCGTTCAGCTCCAGCGCGGCCTCAACGGCTCGCAATTGTTGGTGCGCGGTGAGAGTCGGGGCATCGCCCTGCGCCTCTCCGAGCACGACGGCTACCTCCAGGCGATCGTGCGCGAAGCCGAGGAAATGGGCCCGATCGATAGCGAAGACGCCGCCTTCGAGGCCCTCTACCGCGAGTCTCGGGAGCGTGCCGCCGAGCTCGGTCGCCGCTCCGGTCTGCCGGATGAGGTGGTCGACCAGGTGATCGACACGGCCGACGAGCCGAGTCGTTTCGCTGACCTGGTGGCGGCCTACACAGAGATGCCGATCGGTGATCGCCAGATGCTGCTCGAAACCCTTTCGGTGGAGGAGCGGCTGCGGCGGGTGCTGGTGCAGGTGCAGCGCCAGATCGGTGTCCTCGAGGCCCAGGAGAGCATCAAGTCGAAGGTTCAGGAAGAGCTCGGCGACCGCCAGCGCGAGATGTATCTGCGCGAGCAGCTCAAGGCGATCCAGCAGGAGCTCGGGGAGGACGACGGCGGCGGCGACCTCGAAGAGCTCAAGGAGAAGCTCGATGCCCTCGAGCTTTCCGAAGAGGTGCGCAAAGAGGTCGATCGTGAGTACTCCCGGCTGTCGCGCATCGGTCGCGAAGGGATGGAATCGCAGGTCATCCGGACCTACCTCGAGACCATCACCGAGCTGCCCTGGAACGAGCGCACCGCCGAGCACCTCGAGATTCCGCAGGCGGCGGAGATTCTCGACGAGGATCACTACGGTCTCGCCGATGTCAAAGACCGCGTGCTCGAGTTCCTGTCGGTGCGGGCGCTGCACGACGAACGCCAGCGCCGCGCCGGCGAAGTCGAGGCGCCGGCCGACGAGGCGCCGGCCGAGCAGGAGGCCGAGGGCCAGTCGTCGGCTCCCACCGTCGAAGGGCGCAGTCCGATCCTGCTGTTCGTCGGCCCGCCGGGAGTCGGCAAGACTTCCATCGCCAAATCCATCGCCCGCGCCATGGGGCGCGAGTACGTGCGCGTCGCCCTCGGCGGAGTGCGCGACGAGGCCGACATTCGCGGCCACCGCCGGACCTATGTCGGTGCAATGCCGGGCCGCATCCTGCAGGGCATGAAGCAGGCCGGCACGCGCAACCCGGTGTTCCTTCTCGACGAGGTCGACAAGCTGGGAGCCTCCTTCCAGGGCAATCCCGCGAGCGCTCTTCTCGAGGTGCTCGATCCGGCCCAGAACGACACCTTCACGGACCACTACTTGGGGGTGCCCTTCGATCTCTCGGAGGTGCTCTTCATCGGTACCGCCAACTTCATCGAAAACATTCCGGCGCCGCTCCTCGACCGCATGGAGGTGGTCGACTTCTCCGGCTACACGGAGGCCGAGAAGCTGGAAATCGCGCGCCGCTACCTGCTGCCCCGGCAGCTCGAGCAGAACGCCCTGACCGGTGAGCAGCTCGAGGTGCGGGACGAGGCCGTCTCGACGCTGATCTCGGGCTACACCCGGGAGGCCGGCGTTCGCCAGCTCGAGCGCGAGCTCGGTCGTCTCGGCCGCAAGGTGGCGCGGCGCTTCGCGGCGCGCGAGGCGGAGGGCCTGGTGGTGCTCGAAAAGGACGACATCGGCGAGCTGCTGGGACGACCCAAGGTGCATCCCGAGCGGGCGGCCCGGGAAGACCAGGTGGGGATCTCGACGGGCATGTACTACACCCCCGTCGGCGGCGACATCATGTTCGTTGAAGCGGCCACCATGGCGGGCAAGGGGGAGCTGGTGCTGACCGGCCAGCTCGGCGACGTGATGAAGGAATCGGCGCGTGCCGCCTGGTCCTTCGCGCGCTCCCACGCCGCCGCCCTCGGCATCGACGAGGAAGCCTTCAAGGCCGATGTCCATCTGCATGTGCCGGCCGGCGCCATCCCCAAGGACGGTCCCTCCGCCGGCGTCACCATGGCGACGGCGCTGGTTTCCCGCCTTTCGGGACGGCCGGCGCGCCACGACGTCGCGATGACCGGTGAGATCACCCTGTCCGGTCGGGTTCTGCCGATTGGCGGGGTCAAGGAGAAGGTGCTCGGCGCGGTGCGCGCCGGGATCAGCAAGATCTTGCTACCGGCCGCCAACGAGCCGGATCTCGAGGATCTGCCGGAAGACGTTCGGCAGCAGATCGAGGTCTATCCGGTGCAGGACCTCGGCGAAACCCTCGCCCTCACCTTGCGCGGTGCGTCCTTCGAGGACGGTCGCCTGTTCTTCCCGGAGTCGCTCTCCGGCGGCGGCGACGCGGTGCGCCTGTCGCACTAG